The genomic region GCCAGATCACATAAAGAGGTCGTTTTAAAGTATTATGGACTAAAACATGCCTTAAAACCTGCTTCTGAAGCAGGAATTGACTTGAGTAACGCTCCGGGGGCTTATGTTTCACTTTTACCCGACAAACCAGGGGAAGTTGCGGCGGATATTGCTGTAAAAATATCTAAAAATCTTGGTAAGGAAGTTGTTGTGATAATTATTGACACAGACGTTACTTATGAACTTTTGGGAAAACGATTTACATCCTTACCTATATCTGCAGAAGGGATTAAAGCTGATTTCGGAATTTTTGGATATTTTTTCGGTAGGTTTGGTAAAATTGTGGGGCCCACGCCGCTTGCACTTTCTAAGCCCTATGATCTGGATAAAATTATGGAAATTGCCCAGATTGCCGATGATTATCAGAATAAAAACGAATACAGTATGAAAACCGTTTATGATATGGGAAAAACATTTAATGATAAAGTTGACTGTGTAACAATTGAAATGTTAGATTCAATTCAACATACACCTGCAGTTATCATTAGAAGGCGTTGATATTCATTATCATACATAAGATAATTGCTTGCTGTGATCAATATTGTTTCATCAAAATAATTAAATAGTAGTAAAACAATAATACATAGTAACATCAAAAATATGTCATGCCCCGAAATGACAATATTTTTAAGAACAAATTTGGATCAAAATTGAATATAAACCCGATTATTCCACCGACACACAATGAATATTCTATTTAATTCCCCATTAATACCTTACTAATAATTTAACCATTTTTTTAGCGCGGGAAAGGATCCAAAATAAGGAGGAAAAAAATGCTTAATGTTAATGGCCCACTAACTCAAGAACAGATTAGATCTTCCCTATCTAAAGAAGGAGCAGAGATGCTTAATGAATCTCTGGTTCAAGAGTTAATTTATGAAGTTACTGAAGATAATGAAAACAGTATTTCCATTGTCAAATGTTTATTAGAAGGTAAAATAACCGATGAAGAGATTTCTGAAGAAATCGAATTAAGGCTCAACATTGTAAGAAAAATTTTATACAGGCTCTACGATGCTGGACTTGCAAGTTACAAGAGGAGCAAAGACCCAGAAACTCAATGGTACACATACAGCTGGAAATTCGAAAAAGATAAAGTAATTGACACTATAACCAAAAAATTCGAGGAAAATTCCAGGGAAATGGAAGAATCATTGGCATACGAAGAAGACAACATGTTCTTTACATGTATCAATGGATGCAGATATAATTTTGAAGAAGCTTCAGAGTACAATTTTGTATGTCCTGAATGTGAAACAACTCTGGAATATCAGGATAACTCTTCTTTAATCACAGAATTAAAGGAAAAAATGAGCTAATTTATTTATAAGGGGTAAAATTTGACCATAAATATTCTGGAAAATCTTAAATGCCCCTCTTATTTAATTGAACATTCAAAGGCTGTATGTAATAAAGCCTTAAAACTATCTTCTAATTTTAATGTTAATACTGAACTTGTAAAAACAGGCGCTTTACTCCATGATATTGGCAGATGCAAAACAAATGGCATAGAGCATGGAATAGTGGGAGCTGAAATATTGAAAGAGCTCGGATTTTCCCATGAAGTTTCAAATATCGCCCTGAGACATATTGGTGCTGGCATTCCAAAAGAAGAAGCAAAAATACTTGGCTTACCTCCAAAAGATTATATACCTGTTACTTTAGAAGAAAAAATAGTCGCTCATGCTGACAACCTCATACACTGGAGTGAAGAAGTCAATTTACATTTCACAATTAAAAAATGGAATGAAAAACTTGGTAAGGACCATCCTTCAATAAAGCGTATTATTAAACTTCATAATGAAATTGTTGGCAAATAACAATTTAATAAAATTTTTTAAGATGATGATCTAAAAAATTAGTATAAAAACATTTGGAGATTAAATTGCCATCATCTAAAAATATAATAATATTTACCGGACCTTCACTGCACCCTGATGAAGCTTCAACTATTTTAGATGCTGATTACCGCCCTCCAATTAAGAGAGGCGACATAATCACTGCCTTAAATGATAATCCCGACATAATAGGCATTATTGACGGCGTTTTTCATCAGCAGCCTGCAGTTTCCCACCGCGAAATTCTTGAAGCTCTTAAAAAAGGAGTTACGGTAGTGGGCGGTGCCAGCATGGGGGCTCTTAGAGCATCTGAACTTGATGATCTCGGGATGATAGGTGTGGGCTATGTATATAACCAGTACAAAAAAGGCCTGATTGAATCAGATGATGATGTGGCTGTTGCTATTAATCCCGTTAATCTTGAACAGATTTCAGATCCGCTTGTAAGCATGGAATATAACTTTAAAAGGGCTTTAGATAATGGCATCATATCTGAAGAGGAATTTAACATATTACTTAAAACTGCAAAATCTATTTTTTATCCTAAAAGAACATATGGCCTTGTTTTAAATTCAGCCCCTGTTCATCCTGCAAAAATTGCAGTTATTGAAAACTTTTTAATTAAAGAAGGGATCGATATTAAAAAACAGGATGCACTGGAAGTTGTAAAATACATTAAGAATTTATTAAATGACAGAGTATAATTCTTCAAAAAGAAATATTTAATTAATATATTCTAATTAAAAATATTTTATAAATTTATTTGAGTAAAGGATGAGTCTATGAACCTTGATGAAAAAATAAAAAAATTAAGAGAATATCTTAAAGATAAAAATGTTTTAGTTGCTTTTTCTGGAGGGGCAGACAGCACTCTTGTTGCAAAAATAGCAAAAGATGTGTGTAGTGAAGCAGTTGCAGTTACTGTTGATAATGGGGTTTTACCTCCAGACTGTATAAAAAATGCAGAGGAAATTGCAGCTAAAATTGGAATTGATTATGAGGTAATAAAAGAGAATTTCATTGAAAATGAAGCTTTTAAATCCAATCAGCCCAATAGATGCTTTATCTGTAAAAGCATAATGTACAGCAAATTAGAGGATGCAGCCGAAGAAAAAGGGATTGATACGATAGTTGATGGAACAAATATCAGCGATTTACTGGAAGATCGCCCTGGAATAACGGTTAATTATGAAAAAAATATTGTAAGTCCACTTGTCTATGCTGGTTTTACCAGTGAAGATGTGAGAGACACGCTTAAAAATCTCAATATAGCTTATTCAACCAATACAACCTGTTTTGCAACAAGAATAGCTAAATATAATGAAATAACTCTTAAAAAAGTAAACAGAATAAGTTATGCCGAATCTTTAATTAAAAATATGGCTGGTGAACCTGTAAGAGTTAGGGATGATAATGATATAGCCCGAATTGAGGTTGGAAATATTGACAAACTTTTAAATAGAACCTCACTGAATCATATAAACTCAGAACTTAAAGCAGTTGGTTTTAAACGAGTTACGCTTGATATTAGCGGATATGGAGACGAAGAGAAAGAGCTGGTAATTTATACTCCGTGTAAAGATGAAAAAAATAAAATAATGTTCGAAACTGAGTTACCATATCAAATAGACATCAAAAAAACATGTTTAGAACTTGAAAAATTGGGATCTATTAAATGTTCTGAGGAAATGGGTATAGTGATGCTTGAAATTGAAGGGAGAAATGTAACCATATTTAGAGCGGGTAAAATTGTTGCAAGGCGTGTTATTGATAAAGAAGATGCAGAAGATTTATTAATCAGAGTATTGCCACGTATAAGAAGATTTAACTGATAAAAAGTTTTATTAAAGTTCTTTATGTACATTTTCTTCAATTTTTCTTCTGAAACTTGAAGTTTTTTGCCAGAATCCCCTGTTATCATCACCTTCCAGCAATATGTATCTTCCAGTAACTTCAACTTCAATTTCGTCCACTGTAATGCTGTTAATAAATATTTCTACCTTAGAAGCATCTTCAATCAGGTCGTTTGTCCTGTAATCGTAGTTGATAGTAAGATTATTGTAATTGT from Methanobacterium sp. harbors:
- a CDS encoding coenzyme F420-0:L-glutamate ligase; translated protein: MKNTKYKIIPIKTGYIKPNESYDIIIDNSKDLLEDGDFLVISETPIAISQGRLVDESEFKPSLLAIFLADIWSKYIWGYFLGSLLGIKKRTIKNLRNLPPEARSHKEVVLKYYGLKHALKPASEAGIDLSNAPGAYVSLLPDKPGEVAADIAVKISKNLGKEVVVIIIDTDVTYELLGKRFTSLPISAEGIKADFGIFGYFFGRFGKIVGPTPLALSKPYDLDKIMEIAQIADDYQNKNEYSMKTVYDMGKTFNDKVDCVTIEMLDSIQHTPAVIIRRR
- the tfe gene encoding transcription factor E, which translates into the protein MLNESLVQELIYEVTEDNENSISIVKCLLEGKITDEEISEEIELRLNIVRKILYRLYDAGLASYKRSKDPETQWYTYSWKFEKDKVIDTITKKFEENSREMEESLAYEEDNMFFTCINGCRYNFEEASEYNFVCPECETTLEYQDNSSLITELKEKMS
- a CDS encoding TIGR00295 family protein — translated: MTINILENLKCPSYLIEHSKAVCNKALKLSSNFNVNTELVKTGALLHDIGRCKTNGIEHGIVGAEILKELGFSHEVSNIALRHIGAGIPKEEAKILGLPPKDYIPVTLEEKIVAHADNLIHWSEEVNLHFTIKKWNEKLGKDHPSIKRIIKLHNEIVGK
- a CDS encoding TfuA-related McrA-glycine thioamidation protein, encoding MPSSKNIIIFTGPSLHPDEASTILDADYRPPIKRGDIITALNDNPDIIGIIDGVFHQQPAVSHREILEALKKGVTVVGGASMGALRASELDDLGMIGVGYVYNQYKKGLIESDDDVAVAINPVNLEQISDPLVSMEYNFKRALDNGIISEEEFNILLKTAKSIFYPKRTYGLVLNSAPVHPAKIAVIENFLIKEGIDIKKQDALEVVKYIKNLLNDRV
- the larE gene encoding ATP-dependent sacrificial sulfur transferase LarE produces the protein MNLDEKIKKLREYLKDKNVLVAFSGGADSTLVAKIAKDVCSEAVAVTVDNGVLPPDCIKNAEEIAAKIGIDYEVIKENFIENEAFKSNQPNRCFICKSIMYSKLEDAAEEKGIDTIVDGTNISDLLEDRPGITVNYEKNIVSPLVYAGFTSEDVRDTLKNLNIAYSTNTTCFATRIAKYNEITLKKVNRISYAESLIKNMAGEPVRVRDDNDIARIEVGNIDKLLNRTSLNHINSELKAVGFKRVTLDISGYGDEEKELVIYTPCKDEKNKIMFETELPYQIDIKKTCLELEKLGSIKCSEEMGIVMLEIEGRNVTIFRAGKIVARRVIDKEDAEDLLIRVLPRIRRFN